One part of the Chrysemys picta bellii isolate R12L10 chromosome 14, ASM1138683v2, whole genome shotgun sequence genome encodes these proteins:
- the SLC12A4 gene encoding solute carrier family 12 member 4 isoform X1, whose protein sequence is MPHFTVVPVADKQRGDYDSLEGLSWVDYSEPGGARGPADPYDPASAEGHGNHKENSPFLNSSEAGKGSDYYDRNLALFEEELDIRPKVSSLLGKLVSYTNLTQGAKEHEEAESAEGSKRKVSKSPSMGTLMGVYLPCMQNIFGVILFLRLTWMVGTAGVLQSFLIVLICCCCTMLTAISMSAIATNGVVPAGGSYFMISRSLGPEFGGAVGLCFYLGTTFAGAMYILGAIEILLTYIAPQAAIFHSTGAHDTSSATLNNMRVYGTIFLTFMAVVVFVGVKYVNKFASLFLACVIISILSIYAGAIKSIFDPPAFPICMLGNRTLTRGHFDVCAKTTIVGNMTVATKLWELFCHSSNLTTDNCDKYFLLNNVTEIAGIPGAASGILKDNLWSNYMEKGEILEKADHPSVDVSGLKSNLHLYVFADIATSFTVLVGIFFPSVTGIMAGSNRSGDLKDAQKSIPVGTILAIVTTSLVYFSSVLLFGACIEGVVLRDKYGDAVNKNLVVGTLSWPSPWVIVIGSFFSTCGAGLQSLTGAPRLLQAIAKDNIIPFLWVFGHGKANGEPTWALLLTALIAELGILIASLDMVAPILSMFFLMCYLFVNLACAVQTLLRTPNWRPRFKYYHWALSFLGMSICLALMFISSWYYALVAMLIAGMIYKYIEYQGAEKEWGDGIRGLSLSAARYALLRLEEGPPHTKNWRPQLLVLLKLDEDLHVKYPRLLTFASQLKAGKGLTIIGTVIQGNFLESYGEAQAAEQTIKNMIEIEKVKGFCQVVVATKVREGIAHLIQSCGLGGMKHNTVVLGWPYGWRQSEDARAWKTFIDTVRCTTAAHLALLVPKNVSFYPSNHERYNEGNIDVWWIVHDGGMLMLLPFLLKQHKVWRKCKMRIFTVAQMDDNSIQMKKDLATFLYQLRIEAEVEVVEMQNSDISAYTYERTLMMEQRSQMLRQMRLTKTEREREAQLVKDRHSIIRLESLYSDEEDEGETVPDKIQMTWTKEKCDSEKRNRNTAVENFRELISIKPNQSNVRRMHTAVKLNEVIVNRSHDARLVLLNMPGPPKNVDGDENYMEFLEVLTEGLERVLLVRGGGREVITIYS, encoded by the exons GTCATGGCAACCATAAAGAAAACAGTCCTTTTCTCAACAGTTCTGAAGCTggcaagggaagtgattattatGACAGAAACTTGGCCTTGTTTGAG GAGGAACTGGATATACGACCAAAGGTATCTTCTCTGCTTGGTAAGTTGGTCAGCTACACAAATCTCACTCAGGGAGCCAAAGAACATGAGGAGGCGGAAAGTGCTGAAGGTTCAAAGAGGAAAGTATCAAAA TCACCCAGCATGGGCACCCTGATGGGAGTGTACCTTCCATGTATGCAGAATATCTTTGGGGTTATTCTCTTCCTTCGGTTGACATGGATGGTGGGAACAGCAGGAGTTCTACAGTCCTTCCTGATAGTCTTAATCTGCTGCTGTTGT ACTATGCTGACAGCCATATCAATGAGTGCAATAGCAACAAATGGTGTAGTTCCAG CTGGTGGCTCCTATTTCATGATCTCAAGGTCCCTAGGTCCAGAGTTCGGTGGAGCTGTGGGACTGTGCTTTTACTTGGGAACAACATTTGCAGGAGCTATGTACATACTTGGTGCCATTGAGATTTTATTG ACATACATTGCACCACAAGCAGCAATTTTTCATTCCACTGGTGCCCATGATACATCTAGTGCTACACTGAACAACATGCGAGTTTATGGAACCATATTCCTCACCTTTATGGCTGTGGTAGTTTTTGTAGGAGTGAAATATGTTAACAAATTTGCTTCTCTCTTCTTGGCCTGTGTAATAATATCCATATTGTCCATTTATGCTGGTGCTATCAAGTCCATCTTCGATCCCCCTGCATTTCC GATTTGCATGCTGGGCAACAGGACCCTGACGAGAGGTCATTTTGATGTTTGTGCCAAAACAACAATTGTGGGCAATATGACTGTGGCCACCAAGCTCTGGGAACTCTTCTGCCATAGTTCTAACTTAACCACTGATAACTGTGACAAATATTTTCTGCTCAACAACGTTACGGAGATAGCAGGTATTCCTGGAGCTGCAAGTGGCATTTTAAAAG atAATCTGTGGAGCAATTATATGGAGAAAGGAGAGATACTGGAAAAAGCTGATCATCCATCAGTTGATGTATCAGGGCTGAAAAGCAACCTTCACCTTTATGTGTTTGCGGATATAGCCACTTCCTTCACAGTACTAGTTGGCATCTTCTTCCCTTCAGTGACTG GTATCATGGCTGGTTCAAACAGATCAGGAGACCTCAAAGATGCGCAAAAATCTATTCCCGTCGGAACAATTCTGGCTATTGTCACCACGTCACTCGTCT ATTTCAGCAGTGTATTACTATTTGGAGCCTGCATAGAGGGCGTTGTACTTAGAGACAA GTATGGCGATGCAGTGAACAAGAACTTAGTGGTGGGCACGCTTTCTTGGCCCTCACCTTGGGTCATTGTGATAGGCTCATTCTTCTCTACCTGTGGAGCAGGCTTACAGAGCCTCACTGGAGCCCCACGGCTACTGCAAGCTATAGCAAAGGACAACATTATTCCTTTCCTATGG GTTTTTGGCCATGGGAAAGCAAATGGTGAACCAACATGGGCGCTTCTGCTAACAGCATTAATTGCTGAACTTGGAATTCTTATAGCTTCACTTGACATGGTGGCTCCAATTCTCTCCAT GTTTTTCTTGATGTGTTACCTCTTTGTCAATCTGGCATGTGCAGTACAAACACTTTTAAGAACTCCAAATTGGCGGCCCCGATTTAAATACTATCATTG ggCTTTATCATTTTTAGGCATGAGTATTTGTCTTGCGTTGATGTTCATTTCATCCTGGTATTATGCTCTGGTGGCTATGCTCATTGCGGGCATGATTTACAAGTACATTGAATACCAAGG TGCAGAGAAGGAATGGGGTGATGGTATTCGGGGTCTGTCACTCAGTGCTGCCAGATATGCCTTGCTAAGACTGGAAGAAGGTCCTCCCCACACCAAGAACTGGAG gCCTCAATTGCTGGTGCTtctgaaattagatgaagatttgCACGTGAAGTATCCGAGGCTGTTAACATTTGCTTCTCAGCTGAAAGCTGGCAAAGGTTTGACTATCATAGGGACAGTGATCCAAGGGAATTTCCTGGAGAGTTATGGAGAGGCCCAAGCTGCTGAACAG ACTattaagaacatgattgaaaTTGAGAAAGTGAAAGGATTTTGTCAAGTAGTTGTAGCCACCAAGGTTCGAGAAGGAATTGCCCACTTGATACAGTCCTGTGGACTAGGTGGCATGAAACACAACACTGTGGTTTTGGGATGGCCGTATGGCTGGAGACAAAGTGAAGATGCGAGAGCCTGGAAAACATTTATAG ATACTGTGCGTTGTACAACTGCTGCCCATCTGGCTCTGTTGGTGCCCAAAAACGTGTCTTTCTATCCCAGCAACCATGAACGTTACAACGAAGGCAACATTGATGTGTGGTGGATTGTGCATGATGGAGGCATGTTGATGTTGCTTCCTTTTCTACTGAAGCAGCATAAA GTCTGGAGAAAATGCAAAATGAGAATTTTCACAGTAGCCCAGATGGATGATAACAGCATTCAGATGAAGAAGGACCTGGCTACTTTCCTTTATCAACTACGAATAGAAGCAGAGGTGGAAGTGGTAGAAATG CAAAACAGTGATATTTCAGCTTATACCTACGAGCGGACCCTAATGATGGAGCAGAGATCTCAGATGCTGAGGCAAATGAGACTGACCAAAACAGAAAGGGAAAGGGAG GCCCAGCTGGTAAAGGACAGACACTCTATAATACGGCTGGAAAGCCTGTACTCGGATGAAGAAGATGAGGGGGAGACAGTACCTGATAAAATTCAGATGACATGGACAAAAGAGAAATGCGACTCTGAAAAACGGAACCGGAACACTGCAGTGGAAAACTTCAGAGAACTGATCAGTATTAAACC GAACCAGTCAAATGTCAGAAGAATGCACACAGCAGTGAAGTTAAATGAAGTAATTGTAAATAGATCCCATGATGCCAGACTTGTTCTACTCAACATGCCTGGTCCTCCAAAGAATGTAGATGGTGATGAAAACT
- the SLC12A4 gene encoding solute carrier family 12 member 4 isoform X2 has translation MGDTQCHREIKTLCGHGNHKENSPFLNSSEAGKGSDYYDRNLALFEEELDIRPKVSSLLGKLVSYTNLTQGAKEHEEAESAEGSKRKVSKSPSMGTLMGVYLPCMQNIFGVILFLRLTWMVGTAGVLQSFLIVLICCCCTMLTAISMSAIATNGVVPAGGSYFMISRSLGPEFGGAVGLCFYLGTTFAGAMYILGAIEILLTYIAPQAAIFHSTGAHDTSSATLNNMRVYGTIFLTFMAVVVFVGVKYVNKFASLFLACVIISILSIYAGAIKSIFDPPAFPICMLGNRTLTRGHFDVCAKTTIVGNMTVATKLWELFCHSSNLTTDNCDKYFLLNNVTEIAGIPGAASGILKDNLWSNYMEKGEILEKADHPSVDVSGLKSNLHLYVFADIATSFTVLVGIFFPSVTGIMAGSNRSGDLKDAQKSIPVGTILAIVTTSLVYFSSVLLFGACIEGVVLRDKYGDAVNKNLVVGTLSWPSPWVIVIGSFFSTCGAGLQSLTGAPRLLQAIAKDNIIPFLWVFGHGKANGEPTWALLLTALIAELGILIASLDMVAPILSMFFLMCYLFVNLACAVQTLLRTPNWRPRFKYYHWALSFLGMSICLALMFISSWYYALVAMLIAGMIYKYIEYQGAEKEWGDGIRGLSLSAARYALLRLEEGPPHTKNWRPQLLVLLKLDEDLHVKYPRLLTFASQLKAGKGLTIIGTVIQGNFLESYGEAQAAEQTIKNMIEIEKVKGFCQVVVATKVREGIAHLIQSCGLGGMKHNTVVLGWPYGWRQSEDARAWKTFIDTVRCTTAAHLALLVPKNVSFYPSNHERYNEGNIDVWWIVHDGGMLMLLPFLLKQHKVWRKCKMRIFTVAQMDDNSIQMKKDLATFLYQLRIEAEVEVVEMQNSDISAYTYERTLMMEQRSQMLRQMRLTKTEREREAQLVKDRHSIIRLESLYSDEEDEGETVPDKIQMTWTKEKCDSEKRNRNTAVENFRELISIKPNQSNVRRMHTAVKLNEVIVNRSHDARLVLLNMPGPPKNVDGDENYMEFLEVLTEGLERVLLVRGGGREVITIYS, from the exons GTCATGGCAACCATAAAGAAAACAGTCCTTTTCTCAACAGTTCTGAAGCTggcaagggaagtgattattatGACAGAAACTTGGCCTTGTTTGAG GAGGAACTGGATATACGACCAAAGGTATCTTCTCTGCTTGGTAAGTTGGTCAGCTACACAAATCTCACTCAGGGAGCCAAAGAACATGAGGAGGCGGAAAGTGCTGAAGGTTCAAAGAGGAAAGTATCAAAA TCACCCAGCATGGGCACCCTGATGGGAGTGTACCTTCCATGTATGCAGAATATCTTTGGGGTTATTCTCTTCCTTCGGTTGACATGGATGGTGGGAACAGCAGGAGTTCTACAGTCCTTCCTGATAGTCTTAATCTGCTGCTGTTGT ACTATGCTGACAGCCATATCAATGAGTGCAATAGCAACAAATGGTGTAGTTCCAG CTGGTGGCTCCTATTTCATGATCTCAAGGTCCCTAGGTCCAGAGTTCGGTGGAGCTGTGGGACTGTGCTTTTACTTGGGAACAACATTTGCAGGAGCTATGTACATACTTGGTGCCATTGAGATTTTATTG ACATACATTGCACCACAAGCAGCAATTTTTCATTCCACTGGTGCCCATGATACATCTAGTGCTACACTGAACAACATGCGAGTTTATGGAACCATATTCCTCACCTTTATGGCTGTGGTAGTTTTTGTAGGAGTGAAATATGTTAACAAATTTGCTTCTCTCTTCTTGGCCTGTGTAATAATATCCATATTGTCCATTTATGCTGGTGCTATCAAGTCCATCTTCGATCCCCCTGCATTTCC GATTTGCATGCTGGGCAACAGGACCCTGACGAGAGGTCATTTTGATGTTTGTGCCAAAACAACAATTGTGGGCAATATGACTGTGGCCACCAAGCTCTGGGAACTCTTCTGCCATAGTTCTAACTTAACCACTGATAACTGTGACAAATATTTTCTGCTCAACAACGTTACGGAGATAGCAGGTATTCCTGGAGCTGCAAGTGGCATTTTAAAAG atAATCTGTGGAGCAATTATATGGAGAAAGGAGAGATACTGGAAAAAGCTGATCATCCATCAGTTGATGTATCAGGGCTGAAAAGCAACCTTCACCTTTATGTGTTTGCGGATATAGCCACTTCCTTCACAGTACTAGTTGGCATCTTCTTCCCTTCAGTGACTG GTATCATGGCTGGTTCAAACAGATCAGGAGACCTCAAAGATGCGCAAAAATCTATTCCCGTCGGAACAATTCTGGCTATTGTCACCACGTCACTCGTCT ATTTCAGCAGTGTATTACTATTTGGAGCCTGCATAGAGGGCGTTGTACTTAGAGACAA GTATGGCGATGCAGTGAACAAGAACTTAGTGGTGGGCACGCTTTCTTGGCCCTCACCTTGGGTCATTGTGATAGGCTCATTCTTCTCTACCTGTGGAGCAGGCTTACAGAGCCTCACTGGAGCCCCACGGCTACTGCAAGCTATAGCAAAGGACAACATTATTCCTTTCCTATGG GTTTTTGGCCATGGGAAAGCAAATGGTGAACCAACATGGGCGCTTCTGCTAACAGCATTAATTGCTGAACTTGGAATTCTTATAGCTTCACTTGACATGGTGGCTCCAATTCTCTCCAT GTTTTTCTTGATGTGTTACCTCTTTGTCAATCTGGCATGTGCAGTACAAACACTTTTAAGAACTCCAAATTGGCGGCCCCGATTTAAATACTATCATTG ggCTTTATCATTTTTAGGCATGAGTATTTGTCTTGCGTTGATGTTCATTTCATCCTGGTATTATGCTCTGGTGGCTATGCTCATTGCGGGCATGATTTACAAGTACATTGAATACCAAGG TGCAGAGAAGGAATGGGGTGATGGTATTCGGGGTCTGTCACTCAGTGCTGCCAGATATGCCTTGCTAAGACTGGAAGAAGGTCCTCCCCACACCAAGAACTGGAG gCCTCAATTGCTGGTGCTtctgaaattagatgaagatttgCACGTGAAGTATCCGAGGCTGTTAACATTTGCTTCTCAGCTGAAAGCTGGCAAAGGTTTGACTATCATAGGGACAGTGATCCAAGGGAATTTCCTGGAGAGTTATGGAGAGGCCCAAGCTGCTGAACAG ACTattaagaacatgattgaaaTTGAGAAAGTGAAAGGATTTTGTCAAGTAGTTGTAGCCACCAAGGTTCGAGAAGGAATTGCCCACTTGATACAGTCCTGTGGACTAGGTGGCATGAAACACAACACTGTGGTTTTGGGATGGCCGTATGGCTGGAGACAAAGTGAAGATGCGAGAGCCTGGAAAACATTTATAG ATACTGTGCGTTGTACAACTGCTGCCCATCTGGCTCTGTTGGTGCCCAAAAACGTGTCTTTCTATCCCAGCAACCATGAACGTTACAACGAAGGCAACATTGATGTGTGGTGGATTGTGCATGATGGAGGCATGTTGATGTTGCTTCCTTTTCTACTGAAGCAGCATAAA GTCTGGAGAAAATGCAAAATGAGAATTTTCACAGTAGCCCAGATGGATGATAACAGCATTCAGATGAAGAAGGACCTGGCTACTTTCCTTTATCAACTACGAATAGAAGCAGAGGTGGAAGTGGTAGAAATG CAAAACAGTGATATTTCAGCTTATACCTACGAGCGGACCCTAATGATGGAGCAGAGATCTCAGATGCTGAGGCAAATGAGACTGACCAAAACAGAAAGGGAAAGGGAG GCCCAGCTGGTAAAGGACAGACACTCTATAATACGGCTGGAAAGCCTGTACTCGGATGAAGAAGATGAGGGGGAGACAGTACCTGATAAAATTCAGATGACATGGACAAAAGAGAAATGCGACTCTGAAAAACGGAACCGGAACACTGCAGTGGAAAACTTCAGAGAACTGATCAGTATTAAACC GAACCAGTCAAATGTCAGAAGAATGCACACAGCAGTGAAGTTAAATGAAGTAATTGTAAATAGATCCCATGATGCCAGACTTGTTCTACTCAACATGCCTGGTCCTCCAAAGAATGTAGATGGTGATGAAAACT